One window of the Chanodichthys erythropterus isolate Z2021 chromosome 2, ASM2448905v1, whole genome shotgun sequence genome contains the following:
- the LOC137029240 gene encoding uncharacterized protein, whose product MADQCHMCLLRLIILCPLLTGTSGAEVTHVFRTSGENVRLPCNNALSGCTSTTWTYTRHSAAVELIAGGIKKNNIERRERLSLGSDCSLNIKKVTQEDYGLYTCQQFVNEQKQGTDAPVYLHFLHISSSSSQTEIRPGSSVTLSCQLYYYGVSCDYLVRSEGLQLFWVNQAGVSVMTDSSFSSTHCNSTLKVLNKDLNREWRCQVTQRNQLKTSATYTVKYSAPVDSTKLIPVTRSNSEKKSSRTTAAAPTQPAPVDSTTLIPVTRSNSEKKSSRTTAAAPTQPVTVIVGVVAALAVLLLAVILWAIHKKKSDNRRGTDDSVEQKDDVTYTEVVKYSKNKAKKNKVHGEDKVTYASISGATAGPQDNSQLYASVN is encoded by the exons ATGGCTGATCAGTGTCACATGTGTCTGCTGCGACTGATCATTCTCTGTCCACTTCTGACAG GTACCAGTGGAGCAGAAGTAACTCATGTGTTCAGGACTTCTGGTGAAAATGTCCGTCTGCCCTGTAATAATGCTCTTTCTGGCTGCACATCAACTACATGGACCTATACCAGACATTCAGCGGCAGTTGAACTGATTGCTGGAGGGATAAAGAAGAATAATATAGAGAGACGTGAGAGACTGAGTCTGGGGTCTGACTGCTCTCTGAACATCAAGAAAGTCACACAAGAAGATTATGGGCtttacacctgccaacaattTGTGAATGAACAAAAACAGGGAACTGATGCACCTGTTTATCTGCATTTTCTTCATA tctcttcatcatcctcACAGACTGAGATCAGACCAGGCAGctctgtgactctctcctgtcaGTTGTATTATTATGGAGTCTCTTGTGATTATTTGGTCCGTTCAGAGGGACTTCAGCTGTTCTGGGTGAATCAGGCTGGTGTTAGTGTGATGACAGACTCATCATTCTCCTCAACACACTGTAACAGCACTCTGAAAGTCCTGAATAAAGATCTCAACAGAGAGTGGAGATGTCAGGTTACTCAGAGAAATCAACTGAAGACCTCAGCCACATATACCGTCAAGTAttcag CTCCAGTCGATTCAACAAAACTGATTCCAGTCACCAGATCAAACTCTGAGAAGAAATCAAGCCGAACTACAGCAGCAGCTCCGACACAACCAG CTCCAGTCGATTCAACAACACTGATTCCAGTCACCAGATCAAACTCTGAGAAGAAATCAAGCCGAACTACAGCAGCAGCTCCGACACAACCAG tgactgtgattgttgGTGTTGTTGCTGCATTGGCTGTTCTCCTTCTTGCTGTTATTCTTTGGgcgattcataaaaaaaaatctg ATAACAGAAGAGGGACTGATGACTCTGTG GAGCAGAAAGATGATGTGACTTATACTGAGGTTGTcaagtacagtaaaaacaaagcCAAAAAGAACAAG GTTCATGGTGAAGATAAAGTGACTTACGCTTCCATCAGTGGAGCAACAGCTGGACCTCAGGATAACAGTCAACTTTATGCCTCTGTGAACTAG